TTGAAGGGGTTCGACTACCGGGTTTTGGACCAGTCGGTAGCCGAGATTGTGGAGACCGTCAAGCGTAGCGGGGCCAAGGTGGCCGGGCCCATCCCGTTGCCCACGCGCATCGAGAAGTTTACGGTCCAGCGTTCCACCCACGTCGACAAGAAGTCGCGCGAGCAATTTGAAATCAGAACGCATAAGCGGTTGATGGATATCATGGAGCCGACGCCGGAGACGATGGATGCGCTGATGAAGTTGAATCTGGCGGCCGGCGTAGACGTGGAAATTAAACTCTGAGCGATCAACTCTCAGCGATCAGCTGTGGGCCTGGATGTGAGAGGGGTTCCGAAGCTGACCGCTGAAAGCTAAAAGCT
This Nitrospirota bacterium DNA region includes the following protein-coding sequences:
- a CDS encoding 30S ribosomal protein S10 encodes the protein MDQRIRIRLKGFDYRVLDQSVAEIVETVKRSGAKVAGPIPLPTRIEKFTVQRSTHVDKKSREQFEIRTHKRLMDIMEPTPETMDALMKLNLAAGVDVEIKL